The Corynebacterium comes genome window below encodes:
- the ribD gene encoding bifunctional diaminohydroxyphosphoribosylaminopyrimidine deaminase/5-amino-6-(5-phosphoribosylamino)uracil reductase RibD, which produces MEYSIEPALGAAIAAGESVRGTTSPNPPVGAAILDRQGNLVGTGATEPAGEAHAEIVALREAGDLAEGGTAVVTLEPCNHTGLTGPCAQALVAAGIEFVYYCHADPNPKAEGGADYLRQQGVGVERIDRDVDTLRPWLTAVRRNRPHVTLKFAQTLDGFTAALDGTSRWITGDEARRHVHRDRTKRDAVIIGTGTAIADNPSLTARDGDVELPNQPRRVVIGGRSLTGHARNLHHLGFEQYRGIPDALWRLWDEGARDVLVEGGAHLASGFMESGTVDAIQAYIAPTLLGQGRSVLTEAIGLTLADAATFDLQNITRLGNDVLLELTRKD; this is translated from the coding sequence ATGGAATACAGCATCGAGCCGGCCCTCGGGGCGGCCATCGCGGCGGGTGAGTCCGTGCGCGGGACGACGAGTCCGAATCCGCCGGTAGGTGCGGCGATCCTCGACAGGCAGGGCAACCTGGTCGGCACGGGCGCCACGGAACCCGCAGGCGAAGCACACGCCGAGATCGTGGCGCTACGCGAGGCGGGTGATCTGGCGGAGGGTGGTACGGCCGTCGTCACGCTGGAGCCCTGCAACCACACCGGCCTGACGGGTCCCTGCGCGCAGGCGCTGGTCGCGGCCGGCATCGAGTTCGTCTACTACTGTCACGCGGACCCGAACCCGAAGGCGGAGGGCGGGGCGGACTACCTGCGGCAGCAGGGGGTGGGGGTCGAGAGGATCGACCGGGACGTCGATACGCTCCGGCCGTGGTTGACGGCGGTGCGGAGAAATCGCCCGCACGTGACCCTGAAGTTCGCCCAGACACTCGACGGTTTCACTGCCGCGCTGGACGGCACGAGCCGGTGGATCACCGGCGATGAGGCCCGCCGCCACGTCCATCGGGACCGGACGAAGCGGGATGCCGTCATCATCGGCACCGGCACGGCGATCGCGGACAATCCCTCGCTCACTGCGCGGGACGGGGACGTCGAACTGCCCAACCAGCCGCGTCGGGTGGTCATCGGCGGCCGCTCGTTGACGGGCCACGCCCGTAACCTCCACCACCTGGGTTTTGAGCAGTACCGGGGAATTCCCGACGCCCTCTGGCGGTTGTGGGATGAAGGTGCCCGCGACGTCCTCGTGGAGGGCGGCGCCCACCTGGCGTCCGGGTTCATGGAGTCCGGCACGGTGGACGCGATCCAGGCGTACATCGCCCCGACGCTTCTCGGCCAGGGCCGCTCCGTGCTCACCGAGGCGATCGGTCTGACACTGGCCGACGCCGCGACATTTGACCTGCAGAACATCACCCGACTGGGCAACGACGTGCTGCTGGAAC
- the rpe gene encoding ribulose-phosphate 3-epimerase: MATPIIAPSILAADFSKLGEEVRAVANADWIHVDIMDGHFVPNLSFGPEITSTVHQITDQELDVHLMIENPEKWVDTYINAGADCIIFHVEATDDHVALARKLRKEGVRAGFSLKPGTPIEPYLADLAEFDLVLVMSVEPGFGGQSFMPEMLDKVRTLRATIDEKKLGTLIEIDGGISEKTIAQAAEAGCDAFVAGSAVYRREDRAAAIDELRALATV; the protein is encoded by the coding sequence ATGGCTACCCCGATCATCGCACCTAGCATCCTCGCCGCCGACTTCTCAAAGCTGGGGGAGGAGGTACGCGCCGTCGCCAACGCGGACTGGATCCACGTGGACATCATGGACGGCCACTTCGTCCCCAACCTCTCCTTCGGCCCGGAGATCACGTCGACCGTGCACCAGATCACCGATCAGGAGCTGGACGTGCACCTGATGATCGAGAACCCGGAGAAGTGGGTCGACACCTACATCAACGCCGGCGCCGACTGCATCATCTTCCACGTCGAAGCCACCGACGATCACGTGGCGTTGGCCCGGAAACTGCGCAAGGAGGGTGTGCGTGCCGGCTTCTCGTTGAAGCCGGGCACCCCGATCGAGCCCTACCTGGCGGATCTCGCGGAGTTCGATCTCGTGCTGGTGATGAGCGTCGAGCCTGGCTTCGGCGGCCAGTCCTTCATGCCGGAGATGCTGGATAAGGTCCGTACGCTGCGTGCGACCATCGACGAGAAGAAGCTGGGCACCCTCATCGAGATCGACGGCGGCATCTCCGAGAAGACGATCGCGCAGGCCGCGGAAGCGGGCTGTGACGCCTTCGTCGCAGGTTCGGCGGTGTACCGCCGGGAGGATCGCGCGGCAGCCATCGACGAGCTGCGTGCGCTGGCGACTGTCTGA
- a CDS encoding DUF4349 domain-containing protein — MNTARASRKFSAALACAVVLGFMAPVTLTACGADSWEQQQIRDGFTGDGAAEPAPAPAERSSADSAAEDVRAEVITTGSATVQTGDPAAAATNFATMVRDQGGRIASSETITRSDQLQAVVTARVPAEKYQTVVGSLADHGEVVAQSTQSTDVGQERVDLEARRQALQTSIDRLRELMSNAGSVEDLLAAENTLTQRQADLDSLTAQLDYLADQVALSTLTVTFTADDDGYRPPNAFERAWAAFVHSLESVLIVFMGLLPWLLILAASAAVVLPVVRRRRRRTRSRREDEPEVP; from the coding sequence ATGAACACGGCAAGGGCCTCCCGCAAGTTCAGCGCCGCGTTGGCATGTGCGGTGGTGCTGGGGTTTATGGCACCGGTGACGCTGACCGCCTGCGGTGCAGATTCGTGGGAACAGCAGCAGATCCGGGACGGCTTCACCGGTGACGGAGCGGCTGAGCCTGCACCCGCTCCGGCAGAGAGGTCATCCGCTGACTCCGCCGCTGAGGACGTCCGCGCCGAGGTGATCACCACGGGCTCCGCCACCGTGCAGACCGGGGACCCCGCGGCGGCCGCCACGAACTTCGCCACCATGGTCCGTGACCAGGGCGGCCGGATCGCCAGCTCGGAGACCATCACCCGCTCCGATCAGCTGCAGGCCGTGGTCACCGCACGGGTGCCTGCGGAAAAATATCAGACGGTGGTCGGTTCCCTGGCAGACCACGGGGAGGTGGTGGCGCAGTCCACTCAGTCGACGGATGTCGGCCAGGAACGCGTTGATCTGGAGGCTCGACGACAGGCTCTGCAGACCTCCATCGACCGTCTGCGCGAGTTGATGTCCAACGCAGGCTCAGTGGAGGATCTGCTGGCCGCCGAGAACACCCTGACGCAACGGCAGGCCGATCTTGATTCGCTCACCGCCCAGCTGGACTATCTGGCGGATCAGGTGGCGTTGTCGACCTTGACGGTGACCTTCACCGCCGACGATGACGGATACCGCCCGCCCAACGCCTTCGAGAGGGCCTGGGCTGCGTTCGTGCACTCCCTGGAATCGGTGCTCATCGTGTTCATGGGACTGTTGCCGTGGCTGCTGATTCTCGCGGCATCCGCCGCCGTGGTGCTGCCGGTGGTGCGCCGTCGTCGGCGCCGGACCCGGTCGCGCCGGGAGGATGAGCCGGAGGTGCCGTAG
- a CDS encoding enoyl-CoA hydratase — protein MTPQHTDTPLVLSRDHEPEVGGLIREIRLNNHPKRNCLNIPMVEAIEAALLEAVADGARVVLLHGEGTVFSSGADLSGDVYSGGFYPQLLHMLGTVQTLPIPVVAWVNGPAIGAGTQLAMACDLRVVSDSALFRVPIADVAIALDEVTIATLENLVGGSLARMMLFTGGSLSHEQAVASGFAVSGGGFDEAMALAQLIAAKAPLTMRHLKYEFSRTSHRPYDKTSRDEVAAAAWHSADVEESRAARAEKRAPRFQGR, from the coding sequence GTGACCCCCCAACACACCGACACCCCGCTCGTTCTCAGCCGTGACCACGAGCCCGAGGTGGGCGGGCTCATCCGGGAGATCCGGCTCAACAACCATCCCAAGCGCAACTGCCTCAACATCCCCATGGTCGAGGCGATCGAGGCGGCCCTGCTCGAAGCCGTGGCGGACGGCGCGCGGGTGGTGCTCCTCCACGGCGAGGGCACGGTCTTCTCCTCCGGTGCTGACCTGTCCGGTGACGTCTACTCCGGCGGCTTCTACCCGCAGCTGCTGCACATGTTGGGAACGGTCCAGACCCTGCCCATCCCGGTGGTGGCCTGGGTCAACGGCCCGGCGATCGGCGCGGGCACCCAGCTGGCCATGGCCTGTGACCTGCGGGTCGTGTCCGACTCCGCACTGTTCCGGGTACCCATCGCCGACGTGGCGATCGCTCTGGACGAGGTGACCATCGCAACCCTGGAGAACCTCGTCGGCGGCTCACTGGCCCGCATGATGCTTTTCACCGGCGGGTCGCTGTCCCATGAGCAGGCGGTGGCCTCCGGCTTCGCCGTCTCCGGGGGCGGCTTCGATGAGGCCATGGCACTGGCCCAGTTGATAGCCGCCAAGGCTCCCCTGACGATGCGCCACCTCAAGTACGAGTTCTCCCGTACCTCGCACCGCCCCTACGACAAAACATCCCGCGACGAGGTCGCCGCGGCTGCCTGGCATTCGGCAGACGTCGAGGAGTCCAGGGCCGCGCGCGCCGAGAAGCGCGCCCCACGGTTCCAGGGCCGCTAG
- a CDS encoding RsmB/NOP family class I SAM-dependent RNA methyltransferase yields the protein MSGGFRSRSKGAEPGKQEATPSKARPQRSRPKGGKPTGKKGGPEKPAPRKFPGLDAPRQLAHEVLTRVREDEAYANLILPRLLKERKIVDRDAAFTTEITYGTLRTMGVLDAVIAESSTRSLDQIAPEVLDALRLGAYQLLYTRVEPHAAVDTTVRLVEATGNEHAKGFANAIMRTISRTPPEKWIEILTPPGEIAAAAFRNAHPTWIAESFSRVLGLGDLEDALSADSERPGVHLVARPGEISAEELALITGGEEGEYSPYAVHLGSGDPGDLEPVREGLAAVQDEGSQLVARAVVEASLEGEDTGRWLDLCAGPGGKAALMGALARIDAAHVDAVEVSPHRAKLVEKITRGLPVTVHVADGRDPGLEPGYDRVLVDAPCSGLGALRRRPEARWRKSESDIAGLSPLQYDLLASALKLVRPGGVVVYSTCSPDLRETRAIVDKAVKELGAVEVDAHDLVAPMSDVGNEKSVQMWPHRHGTDAMFFAVLRRGEGN from the coding sequence ATGAGTGGTGGATTCAGGTCCAGGTCCAAGGGCGCCGAGCCCGGCAAGCAGGAGGCGACTCCGTCGAAGGCGAGGCCTCAGCGGTCGCGGCCGAAGGGCGGGAAACCCACCGGGAAAAAGGGTGGGCCAGAGAAGCCCGCGCCGCGGAAGTTCCCGGGCCTGGATGCCCCGCGCCAGCTGGCGCATGAGGTGCTCACCCGGGTGCGGGAGGATGAGGCGTACGCCAACCTGATCCTGCCGCGCCTGCTCAAAGAGCGGAAGATCGTGGACCGCGACGCCGCGTTCACCACGGAGATCACCTACGGCACGCTGCGCACCATGGGTGTGCTCGACGCCGTCATCGCTGAGAGTTCCACGCGTTCGCTCGATCAGATCGCTCCGGAGGTTCTGGACGCCCTGCGGCTGGGCGCCTACCAGCTGCTCTACACGCGGGTGGAGCCCCATGCAGCCGTCGACACGACCGTGCGCCTGGTGGAGGCAACCGGAAACGAGCATGCCAAGGGCTTCGCGAACGCCATCATGCGTACCATCTCACGCACGCCCCCGGAGAAGTGGATCGAGATCCTCACCCCGCCCGGCGAGATCGCTGCGGCGGCGTTCCGCAACGCGCACCCGACCTGGATCGCTGAGTCCTTCTCTCGGGTTCTGGGCCTGGGGGACCTGGAGGACGCTCTCAGCGCGGATTCCGAGCGACCGGGCGTCCATCTCGTCGCACGCCCCGGGGAGATCAGCGCCGAGGAGCTCGCATTGATCACCGGGGGTGAGGAGGGCGAGTACTCGCCCTACGCCGTCCACCTCGGCTCCGGTGATCCCGGCGACCTCGAACCTGTCCGGGAGGGCCTGGCCGCCGTGCAGGACGAAGGCTCCCAGCTGGTCGCCCGCGCCGTCGTCGAGGCGTCCCTCGAGGGCGAGGACACCGGCCGCTGGCTCGACCTGTGCGCCGGCCCAGGTGGCAAGGCAGCGCTCATGGGTGCGCTCGCGCGTATCGACGCCGCCCATGTCGACGCCGTCGAAGTCTCCCCGCACCGAGCAAAACTGGTGGAGAAGATCACCCGCGGCCTGCCCGTCACGGTTCACGTCGCCGACGGGCGCGACCCGGGCCTCGAGCCCGGCTATGACCGGGTGCTGGTCGACGCCCCCTGCTCCGGCCTCGGCGCCCTGCGGCGCCGTCCCGAGGCGCGCTGGCGTAAGTCGGAGAGCGACATCGCAGGACTCAGCCCCCTCCAGTACGACCTGCTGGCATCCGCGCTGAAGCTCGTCCGCCCCGGTGGCGTCGTCGTGTACTCGACCTGTTCGCCGGATCTCCGCGAAACCCGCGCGATCGTGGACAAGGCCGTGAAGGAACTCGGCGCCGTCGAGGTCGACGCGCATGACCTGGTTGCACCGATGTCTGATGTGGGCAACGAGAAGAGCGTCCAGATGTGGCCCCACCGCCACGGCACGGACGCGATGTTCTTCGCGGTGCTGCGCCGAGGAGAGGGAAACTAA
- the fmt gene encoding methionyl-tRNA formyltransferase, with amino-acid sequence MRLIFAGTPQPAVVALQRLLQSDHEVVAVLTRPDARRGRGRTLHPSPVSELAQKHGIEVLTPGTLKAGTEDGDAIRARLRELAPDAIPVVAYGNLVPKDLLDLPTHGWVNLHFSLLPAWRGAAPVQAAIRAGDDITGAATFLIEEGLDTGPVLGTVTEAIRPTDTADDLLTRLAYSGAELLAATMDGLAAGAIVPQPQSGEATYAPKISTEDARIDWSAPDFAVDRHIRAHTPGPGAWTMLGEERIKVGPVTLNAEATDLAPGEIHVDKNTVTVGTGTAAVTLGQAQPPGKKMMNAADWARGHATFQIGKQVTFS; translated from the coding sequence ATGCGTCTCATCTTCGCCGGCACCCCCCAACCAGCGGTCGTCGCGTTGCAGCGGCTGCTGCAGTCAGACCATGAGGTCGTCGCCGTCCTCACCCGACCGGATGCCCGCCGTGGGCGCGGCCGGACCCTCCACCCGTCCCCCGTCTCCGAACTCGCGCAGAAACACGGTATCGAGGTCCTGACCCCCGGCACGCTCAAGGCGGGCACCGAGGACGGAGACGCCATCCGCGCCAGGCTCCGCGAGCTGGCGCCCGACGCCATCCCCGTCGTCGCCTACGGCAACCTCGTCCCGAAAGACCTGCTTGACCTGCCCACCCACGGCTGGGTGAACCTGCACTTCTCCCTGCTGCCCGCCTGGCGTGGCGCAGCACCGGTGCAGGCAGCCATCCGTGCCGGGGACGACATCACCGGCGCAGCGACCTTCCTCATCGAGGAGGGCCTGGACACCGGTCCGGTCCTGGGCACCGTCACCGAGGCGATCCGCCCCACCGACACCGCCGATGACCTGCTCACGCGCCTGGCGTATTCGGGCGCCGAGCTGCTGGCGGCCACCATGGACGGTCTCGCCGCAGGGGCGATCGTCCCGCAGCCGCAGAGCGGAGAGGCAACCTACGCACCGAAGATCAGCACCGAGGACGCGCGCATCGACTGGTCAGCGCCGGACTTCGCGGTCGACCGCCACATCCGCGCCCACACCCCAGGACCCGGCGCGTGGACGATGCTCGGCGAGGAACGCATCAAAGTTGGCCCGGTCACCCTCAACGCAGAGGCCACCGACCTGGCGCCGGGTGAGATCCACGTGGACAAGAACACCGTCACCGTCGGCACCGGTACCGCCGCTGTGACACTCGGCCAGGCCCAGCCGCCGGGGAAGAAGATGATGAATGCCGCGGACTGGGCCCGCGGCCATGCAACCTTCCAGATCGGAAAGCAGGTGACCTTCTCATGA
- the def gene encoding peptide deformylase gives MTIRDIRLFGDPVLTTRSDEITEFDEALRVLVDDMLETMDDAGGVGLAANQIGLTRRIFVFDTSHVEDGLRGHIINPVWEHIGEETQTGQEGCLSIPDISVDTERFETVKVSGQDVDGNPIAMVASGLMSRCIQHETDHLDGVLFLRRLSPERRKEAMAAIRTSDWFNS, from the coding sequence ATGACTATCCGTGACATCCGCCTGTTCGGTGACCCCGTCCTGACCACCCGGTCCGACGAGATCACCGAGTTCGACGAGGCCCTGCGCGTGCTCGTCGACGACATGCTCGAGACGATGGACGATGCCGGAGGTGTCGGCCTGGCAGCCAACCAGATCGGTCTCACCCGGCGGATCTTCGTCTTCGACACCAGTCATGTCGAGGACGGCCTGCGGGGACACATCATCAACCCCGTGTGGGAGCACATCGGCGAAGAGACCCAGACCGGACAGGAGGGTTGCCTGTCCATCCCGGACATCTCCGTGGACACCGAACGTTTTGAGACGGTCAAGGTGTCCGGGCAGGACGTCGACGGCAACCCCATCGCCATGGTCGCCTCGGGCCTGATGTCCCGCTGCATCCAGCATGAGACCGATCACCTGGACGGCGTGCTCTTCCTCAGGCGACTGAGCCCGGAGCGTCGTAAGGAAGCCATGGCCGCCATCCGTACCTCCGACTGGTTCAACTCTTAA
- a CDS encoding HNH endonuclease signature motif containing protein, whose protein sequence is MDGRKMAGIVDRIDGALAELSELMADPTAVIVEDVREEFERLEKVIGAKGFIDAAFAYAADRAGAGKYVGAVHTTEYLTRALGLSKSEARSRLKRAEALFARPTVQPQPEPAPEPDETEAQRRTREEETERIRREQAERRRREEEAQRRARDRARKVESAEKQAMIVRELEHLNAHADPTYQELFALAFQEAGRRPLEDLRTWLRERIRQANRKGRTPDGKTDPFAALRKRKIIIGAQDADGGANVSMYLDGAGLATLRAALAPGKRPGVNASVPAEQDKRPMAARLVDQLMVILGRYLDDDSAQARHGVGSVVVSMTAAELDDLQPDDRFPTNTGHLLTPADVLRLGAARYDIGVLHDDRGQVLDLGRTSRSASVFQRLALFAQELCCTRPECTTGLCDADIHHMVAWLKKGNTDIENLTIICRPHHSANRDQRDGAGGLGHMDKDPTTGRTGWTPPHGGPMRFNETEFQQQSAGAKIRSRGQSSDPPLVEEYA, encoded by the coding sequence ATGGACGGGCGGAAGATGGCCGGGATCGTCGACCGGATCGACGGCGCACTGGCAGAACTATCGGAACTGATGGCGGATCCCACCGCGGTGATTGTCGAGGATGTCCGGGAGGAGTTCGAACGCCTGGAGAAGGTCATCGGCGCCAAGGGTTTCATTGACGCGGCCTTCGCATACGCCGCCGACCGGGCGGGTGCGGGAAAATATGTCGGAGCGGTGCACACCACCGAGTACCTGACCCGGGCGCTGGGACTGTCGAAGTCCGAGGCCCGTTCGCGGCTCAAGCGGGCAGAGGCGCTGTTCGCACGCCCGACGGTGCAACCGCAACCTGAGCCGGCGCCGGAGCCCGACGAAACAGAGGCCCAGCGCCGCACACGGGAAGAGGAGACTGAGCGGATCCGTCGGGAGCAGGCCGAACGCCGGCGCAGGGAGGAGGAAGCTCAGCGCAGGGCGCGGGACAGGGCCCGGAAGGTCGAATCCGCGGAGAAACAGGCGATGATCGTCCGGGAGCTGGAGCACCTCAACGCCCACGCCGATCCGACTTACCAGGAGCTCTTCGCCCTTGCCTTCCAGGAGGCCGGGCGGCGCCCCCTGGAGGATCTCCGGACCTGGCTGCGGGAGCGTATCCGGCAGGCCAACCGGAAAGGGCGGACACCCGACGGGAAGACCGACCCTTTCGCCGCCCTCCGGAAGCGAAAGATCATCATCGGTGCGCAGGATGCCGATGGCGGGGCGAATGTGTCGATGTACCTGGATGGCGCCGGCCTGGCGACCCTCAGGGCAGCCCTTGCACCGGGCAAACGTCCCGGCGTCAACGCCTCGGTGCCGGCGGAGCAGGATAAGCGGCCGATGGCCGCCCGCCTGGTTGATCAGCTGATGGTCATCCTGGGCCGCTACCTGGATGATGATTCAGCTCAGGCCCGCCACGGTGTGGGCTCGGTGGTGGTGTCGATGACAGCTGCCGAGCTGGATGACCTGCAGCCTGATGACAGGTTCCCCACCAACACCGGCCACCTGCTCACGCCGGCCGATGTCCTGCGGCTGGGGGCAGCCCGCTACGACATCGGGGTGCTGCACGATGACCGGGGGCAGGTACTTGACCTGGGGCGCACCAGTCGCAGCGCCAGCGTGTTCCAGCGTCTGGCACTGTTCGCCCAGGAGCTGTGCTGTACCCGTCCGGAGTGCACGACCGGGCTGTGTGACGCGGATATCCACCACATGGTGGCGTGGCTGAAAAAGGGGAACACCGACATCGAGAACCTCACCATCATCTGCCGCCCGCATCATTCCGCGAACCGTGATCAGCGGGACGGGGCCGGGGGCCTCGGGCACATGGACAAGGACCCCACCACGGGGAGGACCGGGTGGACACCACCCCACGGCGGACCGATGCGCTTCAATGAAACCGAATTTCAGCAACAGTCCGCCGGAGCCAAGATACGCAGCCGGGGACAATCGTCCGATCCCCCTCTCGTCGAGGAGTACGCCTGA
- a CDS encoding primosomal protein N': MATSRVPAAHRSVARVLPLLGLAHLDRVFDYRVSAEDDEAAQPGVRVRIRFAGRLVDAILLERVTESEHEGSLRYLERVIAPEIVYPPRTAALIDALCDRYAGIRSDLIRSAVPSRHARAAETDTSVPWSELGDVGEPDLSSWSAYQFGESFVDAVLGGQTARAAWQIAPGDSWADALAALAVKVVKDGGGALLVVPDQRDVDKLEHALRQLVSAKQVTTLTAALGPQARYRRFLAVLDGQARLVVGTRSAAFAPVQDLRLAVILHDGDDNLVDPRAPYAHAREVLTTRSALEGCSLILGGHSRTAEVQLLADSGWAHDLVAPRETIRQRSPLIRAAADTEFELVRDPLAASARLPKQAFDALRASLERGEPALIQVPRKGYVPTLACGSCRAPARCRQCNGPLGLPAAGGSRGGVPTCRWCGRPDARHRCGECGSVRLRAVVLGADRTAEELGRAFPSTRVITSGGNKVVSAVDHAPALVVATPGAEPDVVDGSYGAALLLDTWALLGRQDLRATEDTLAKWAAVASLVTPAWRGGEVVVVADPGMPVVQSLIRWDMVGAAARELAQRVDVRFPPAVHMAAIDGANAALDTFLEILELPEHTEVLGPVDLPPGVTLPGEYDENRFGPVQRILLRTPPGPRSVLGKALKAAAAAKAGRKDDLPLRIQVDPIHVG, from the coding sequence ATGGCCACATCCCGCGTCCCCGCAGCACACAGGTCGGTGGCGCGGGTTCTTCCTCTCCTGGGCCTGGCACACCTGGACAGGGTCTTCGATTACCGGGTCTCCGCCGAAGACGATGAGGCCGCGCAGCCCGGGGTACGGGTGCGCATCCGCTTCGCCGGACGTCTGGTGGACGCGATCCTCCTGGAACGTGTCACCGAATCCGAGCACGAAGGGTCATTGCGCTACCTCGAAAGGGTCATCGCCCCGGAGATCGTGTATCCACCGCGCACCGCAGCGCTTATCGACGCCCTCTGCGACCGCTACGCAGGCATCCGTTCCGATCTCATACGCTCGGCCGTACCGTCCCGGCACGCCCGGGCCGCGGAGACCGACACATCGGTGCCCTGGTCGGAGTTGGGGGACGTCGGTGAACCTGACCTGTCCTCGTGGTCGGCCTACCAGTTCGGCGAATCTTTCGTCGACGCGGTTCTCGGCGGCCAGACGGCGCGCGCCGCATGGCAGATCGCCCCGGGGGACTCCTGGGCGGATGCCCTCGCGGCATTGGCCGTGAAGGTGGTCAAGGACGGCGGGGGAGCGCTGCTGGTGGTGCCGGACCAGCGGGACGTGGACAAGCTCGAACACGCGCTGCGCCAGTTGGTTTCCGCGAAGCAGGTGACCACGCTGACTGCGGCCCTGGGTCCGCAGGCGCGCTACCGGCGCTTCCTGGCGGTGCTCGACGGGCAGGCCAGGCTGGTGGTGGGGACGCGATCGGCGGCGTTCGCACCGGTACAGGATCTGCGTCTGGCGGTGATCCTGCACGACGGAGACGACAACCTCGTCGATCCCCGCGCCCCCTACGCCCATGCGCGCGAGGTCCTGACCACCCGCAGCGCGCTCGAGGGATGTTCGCTGATTCTCGGCGGGCATTCCCGGACCGCCGAGGTGCAGCTGCTCGCGGACTCGGGCTGGGCCCACGACCTGGTGGCGCCCCGGGAGACGATTCGCCAGCGTTCCCCGCTGATCCGTGCGGCCGCCGACACGGAGTTCGAACTGGTCCGCGATCCGCTGGCGGCTTCCGCCCGGCTGCCGAAACAGGCGTTCGACGCCCTGCGCGCTTCCCTGGAACGTGGCGAGCCCGCACTCATCCAGGTCCCCCGCAAGGGCTACGTGCCCACCCTGGCGTGCGGCTCCTGCAGGGCGCCCGCCAGGTGCCGCCAGTGCAACGGGCCGCTGGGACTTCCCGCCGCCGGCGGTAGCCGGGGTGGGGTGCCCACCTGCCGGTGGTGCGGCCGCCCCGACGCCCGTCACCGCTGCGGCGAGTGCGGCTCCGTCCGGCTGCGTGCCGTGGTGCTCGGTGCAGACCGTACCGCCGAGGAGCTGGGCAGAGCCTTCCCCTCCACCCGGGTGATCACCTCCGGCGGTAACAAGGTGGTGTCCGCGGTCGACCATGCACCTGCGCTGGTCGTGGCGACCCCGGGCGCGGAACCTGACGTCGTCGACGGCTCCTACGGCGCTGCGCTGCTGCTGGACACCTGGGCGCTGCTCGGGCGGCAGGATCTGCGCGCCACCGAGGACACCCTGGCCAAGTGGGCAGCGGTGGCCTCCCTGGTCACCCCGGCCTGGCGCGGTGGGGAAGTGGTCGTGGTCGCGGATCCCGGAATGCCTGTTGTGCAGTCACTGATCAGATGGGACATGGTGGGCGCGGCAGCCCGCGAGCTCGCCCAGCGTGTCGACGTCCGCTTCCCTCCCGCCGTCCACATGGCCGCCATCGACGGCGCCAACGCGGCGCTGGACACCTTCCTCGAGATCCTGGAACTTCCGGAACACACCGAAGTGCTCGGACCGGTCGACCTCCCGCCCGGCGTGACGCTGCCCGGAGAGTATGACGAGAATCGCTTCGGTCCCGTCCAGCGGATCCTGCTGCGGACTCCCCCGGGGCCGCGGTCGGTGCTGGGCAAGGCGCTGAAGGCGGCCGCTGCAGCGAAGGCCGGTCGTAAGGACGATCTCCCGCTACGGATCCAGGTGGATCCGATCCACGTCGGATAA